The stretch of DNA TCCCTGGAACGCGCCGTCGATGTGGAGCAGTTCGTACAGGAAGCGGTCGGGCTCGGGGGCGCGCGTCCAGCCCAGCAGGTAGATGTTCACCTGGCTGGCGTCGCCGGAGTCGAACCTATCGAGCATCGTCGCGAAGTCGAGGTACTGCACCTGCGCGTCGTAGCCGGCCTCCTGGATCCCGTTCGCGATCGAGACGGCGACCTGCCGGCGCTTCTCGGTGGAGGAGACGATGATGTTACACGTCCAGTCGTCGGGCACGCCGGCGCTCTCGAACAGCTCCTGTGCACGGTCGATATCCTTCTCGGCCCAGCTGTTCTCCCACTCCTCGAGGGGCATGTCCCACGCCTCCGCGACGGAGGCGGGCACCGGGCTGTGGATCCGGCCCCCGCCCGGCTTGATGTACTGCTCGATGGCCTGGTCGAGGTCGACACAGTGGTCAATCGCCAGCCGGACGTCGCGCTTGGCACACTCCCCCTCGTTCTGGTTGAACGCGGCGAACTGGTAGCTCAGCGAGGGCCCCTCGATCACGTCCGCGTCGTCCATGTTCTGGACGGTGGTCCAGAACTGGGGCGGGATGCGGTTGATCACGTCCTGCTCGCCCGTCTGGAGCTGGGTCACGCGGTTGGTGGGCTCGTTGATCGGCGTGAACGTCACCTCGTCGAGGTTGGGGCTGCCGCTGCCCCAGTAGTCGTCCCAGCCCGCCATGGTGACGTGGTCGTTCTCCGCGAAATCCGTCACTTCGAACGGGCCGGAGCCGACGAACGTGCTGATCCCGAACCCTTCGGGGTCCTCCTCACGGACGCTCTTCGGGGCGACCGGGTGCGCGATGGCGTGGAGGATCGGGACGTACGGCTCTGTCAGCGTGAAGTGGGCGGTCTGGTCGTCCTCGACGTCGATGGATTCGACGATGCTGAAGTTGGAGGCGTAGCTGGTCTGCTCCTCGACGGTCGCCTCGAACGTGTACTTCACGTCCTCCGCGGTCACGGGGTCCCCGTTGTGGAACGTCGCGTCGGGGTCGAGGTTGAGCGTGAACTCGTTGCCGTCGAGGGTAGGGATTTCTTCGGCGAGGATCGGGACGAGGTTGGTGTTCCGGTCGTAGCCGAGCACCGGGGAGTACACCAGGTTCTTCAGCATGATGGAGTAGTTCCCGCCGTTGTTGTTGACGGGGTCGAGCTCCACCGGCGACGACGTCTGGGCGAAGTTCAGCGAGCCGCCACGCTTCGGCATCGCCGTCTGGGTGTCGGTGTCGCCGTTCCCGGACGAGCCGGAATCCGTGTCAGTCGGTGTTTCCGTGCCGTCACCGCCAGTACAGCCGGCGAGTCCGATCAGGCCAGCCGATGCCGCGGCCTGGAGGAACTTCCGCCGGTTATCTTGCCAATCATTCTCAGGCATGGTTGTACCCAACCCCCAAACTTATTTAAATGTTTGTCATAGGGCGCCCCGCTAGTGAAATATACTTTGCCCAGTTTTTAATAGAAGTTAATAATAGCTATATTGGATGTACGTGAATCATCTAGGAAATATCTCGTGTCGAGGCCGGCGGGCCGGGGGCTCGGCTCCGGGGGCGTTCGTCTCCCCCTCGGCCACCGCCGTCGCGGTCGGGCCGGGAGGTCCTGCCGGCCCTATGTCATTTACGAGAAACTATTACCGGCCGGCTCCTGAACGTCCGGCATGGGTCAGCGACTCTACGAGGAGGGGAAGCCATCGCTGTCGGGGACCGACGCCGCCATCGTCGACGACGTCTCGGCCGACGAGCCGTGGGCGCTCGTCGAACGGTTCGCCGAGCTCGAACGCGTCTCGGGCAGCGACGACGAACGGGCGGCGGCGGCGTACGTGACGGACCGACTCGAACAGTTCGGTGTCGATCACGAGCTGTTCGAGCCGTCGCTGTATCTGAGCACGCCCGGCGACGCGAGTGTCGAAACCGACGACGGCTGGACGGCGGCGTCGGCGAAGACGGTCGCGTTCTCGGCGAACGAGACCGCCGAGGGCGACCTCGTCTACGTCGAGAACGACGACGAGATGGACTCCATCGAGGCCATGCTCTCGGTCTCTCTGGCCGGCCTCCCCGCTGATCTCTCCGGCACAGTCGTGATGAGCGAGTCGATCATCCCGATCAGCGCGATCTCGGAGCTCGCCGACCGTGGCGCCGAGGCGTTCGTCGGCATCCACCCACACGAGCGCGAGCCCCACGAGGGGATCGTCACCCCCGTCTGGGGCGGCGCGCCGCCCTACGACGAAAGTGATCGGATACCCGACCTGCTCGTGGCGAACGTCTCCGCGAGCGACGGCCGCGAGCTCCGGGAGAAAGCCGCCGCCGGTGCCGAGGTGACCGTCTCCGCCGAGACGACGACCGAGTGGCAGACCGCGCCCCTCGTCGTCGCCCGGATTCCTGGCGAGGCCGCGCCGGCCGTCGACGAGTTCGTGCTCGCCCACGGTCACATCGACTCGTGGTACGAGGGCGTCACCGACAACGCGACCGGCGATGCAACCTTACTGGAGCTGGCCAGAGTGTTGCAGCAGCATCAGGAGGAGCTTCGCCGGGACGTGTGGGTCGCGTGGTGGCCGGGGCACTCGACCGGGAGATACGCCGGCTCCACGTGGTTCACCGACGAGTTCGCCCAGGAGCTGGCCGAGCGCTGTGTCGCGCACGTGAACATCGACTCCCCGGGCGTCGCCGACGCGACCGAGTACGACGAGCGCGTGAAGTGGATGGCCGCGGTCAACGACGTAGCGGCCGACACCATCGACGACGTGACCGGGAAAGCGACGAGCGAGTTCCGGCCGGCGCGGGCGGGCGACTACTCGTTCAACAACCTCGGCATTCCGGGGATGTCACTGCAGTCCAGCATCCCCGAGTCAGTCCGGGAGAAACGGGCCTACCACCCCGTCGGCGGCTCGGGCGGCCACGCCGACGCGTGGCACCTCTCGACGGATACGATCGAGAAAGCCGACCCGGACGTGCTGGAGCGGGACACGGAAGTATACACCCTCGCCACTGCCCGGCTGAGTCGCGCCGAGCGCCCCGCGAACCCGGTTCGGGTGATCGACCAGCTCGCGTCGACGGCCGCGGAGTACGACGCCGCCAGCGGCTTCGATCTCGGCCCGGTGATCGACGAGCTCGACGCGCTCCGGGAGGCGACGACCGCGTTCCTCGACGACGCCGACGGCTACCCCGACGCCGCCGACAGGCTGGTGAAGGGGCTGACCCGGCTCCAGTTCGTCACCGAGGGTCGGTTCGAGCAGGACCCCGCCGAGAGCCGGGCGCCGCTGCCGCAGTTGGCGCCTGTCGAGCAGCTCCCCGATCTCGACAGCGACGAGGAGCGCTTCCTCGAACTCCAGCTCCGGCGTGCCCGAAACGACGTCGTGGCGGCGCTCCGGCGGCTACGCCGGTCGCTGTAGACGGTGTGCACCCATACCGGGGGTAGTTCTTTATCCGTGGTGGGGGATAGTAGGGACGATGCGGTTCGCAGCCAACATTCCGACTGCCGCCGGCGCGTCAGAGTACTCCACGCTGGCGTTCTGTGACTCGATCTCGTGGGAGAAACAGCGGTCGTTCGCCCGAGCGACGGAGGCCGCGGGGTTCGACGGTCTGGGCGTCCCCGACCACCTGCTCGCGGGTGACGGGGCGACCACCGAGTGCTTCACCACCCTGACGGCCCTCGCCGGTGCGACCGAGGAGGTGACTCTGTTCCCGAAAACGGTGAACAACGAGCTCCGCCACGGCCCCCTGCTGGCGAAGATGGCCGCCGAAGTCGACAACGTCAGCGACGGCCGGCTCAAGCTCGGGATGGGCGCCGGCTGGAAGGCGGACGAGGCGGTGGCCTACGGCTACGACTGGCCGGACGCGCCCGAGCGACTGCGGGCGATGGAAGAGACGATCGAACTCACGAAACGCCTCTGGACCGAGGACGACGTCGACTACGACGGCGACTACTACCAGCTCGACGGCGCCAGCTGCCGCCCGGGGCCGCGTCAGGAGCCCCGGCCGCCGATCATGGTCGGCGGCGGCGGCGAGGAGTTCACGCTCCGGATCGCCGCTAAACACGCCGACGAGTGGAACTACTGGGGGCCGACCGAGCTCATGTCGCACAAACTCGACGTGCTGCGCTCGCACTGTGAGACGTACGACACCGAGTACGACGATATCGACGTGTCCTGGTTCGCACGGTGTATCGTCCGAGAGACGGAGGCGGAGGTCGAGGCGATCCTCGACGAGGTGCCGCGGTTCCGCGATCCGGATCCCGACGACCCGATGGCCTCGTACAACAACCTCATCGGGACGCCCGAACAGCTGATCGAGGAGCTTGAGCCCTACGCCGAACTCGGCGTCGACGAAGCCGCCCTGGAGTTCGTCGACTTCCCGGATTCGACTGGCGTAGAGCTGTTCGCCGACGAGGTCGTCCCGGCGTTCAGCTAGCGCCTCCCGGCTGTCGAGACGCGTGGAATTCAGGGTGACTCACGGGGCCGGAAGTAGCCGAGTCCCGCCTACCCGTCGATCCGCTCCCAGATCGCCGCCGCGCGGAGGGTGGCCGCGTCGGCGCCTCGCGGCCCGACGAACTGCAGCCCAACCGGGAGTCCGTCGTTCGTCCCACAGGGCACCGAAACGGCCGGATTGCCGGTGAGGTTGAACGGCCCCGTCGTCCGAACTGCCTCGTCGAGCGTACTGTCCGCTAAGTAGCTCTCTCCCTCCCATGCGGGGGCGACCATCGGCGTCGTCGGGCCCGCGAGCACGTCCACCGCCGCGAGCGCATCGGCGACGCCGGCGGTCACCAGCTCCCGGGCGCACTGGGCTCGGGCGTAGTACTCCGGGCCGTCCGTCGCGAGCAGGTGCTGCCCGTACAGCAACACCTCAGCGGGGTAGTCGCCGAGCTCGTCGGATCGCTCCGCGAGCGCCTCGCCGACGGCCGCCGTGAACGCCGGGTCGCCGACCGAGCGCTGCCAGAGGTTGGCCCCGTTCCGCTCGACGTAGGCGGCGACCTCGATCATCGCGATCGCCCACCAGGCCGGGACGGCGTACTCGAAGTCGGGGATCGACACCTCGCGTACGGTCGCGCCGGCGGCCGCGAGCTCGTCGAGGGCGGCCCGGACCGTCGCGTCGACCGCCGGATCGCCCCCGAACAGCTCCTTGGGGACGCCAACGGTGAGCGACTCGACCGCGGCAGCATCGACGCCGTCGACCGCGCCGACGTACCTCTCGGAGATCGCCCCGTCCGTGGCGGCGTCCCGCGGGTCCGCCCCCGCGATCGCGTCGAGCGTACGGGCGGCGTCCTCGACGCTGTCCGCGAGCACGCCGATCTCGTCGTTGAGCTTGGAGAACTGGACGAACCCCGTCGTCGGGACGAGCCCCCGGCTAGGTTTCAGCCCGACGACGCCACAGAACGAGGCGGGGAACCGGACCGACCCCCCGGTGTCGCTCCCCAGTGCCACGTCTGCGAGCCCGTCGGCGACGGCCACCCCGCTGCCGGCCGAGGAGCCGCCGGGCTGGTGGTCGGGGTCGTTGGGGTTCCGGGCCAGCCGGAAGCGCATCGTCGCCGCGTCGCCGCCGAGTGCGAACTCGTCCATGTTTGCCTTCCCAATGATCCGCCCGCCAGCGTCCAGTATTCGGTCGACGACGGTCGCGTCCTCTGCCGGGACGTGGTTGGCGAACAGTGGCGAGCCGGCGGTCATCGGGAGCCCCGCGACAGCGATGTTGTCCTTGACGGCGACCGTCAGCCCGGACAGCACCCCGTCGTCGGTTCGCTGGAGGTCACACCGGGAGAGAAACGCCGCGTTCGGGTCCTCGTCCTCAGTCGGCTCCCAGCACTCCCGATCGGGCGGCGTCGGCGCTTCGAGCTCGTCGAGGCGGGCGACGAGGTCGTCCTGTACCTCGATGGCGGCTGCCTGCTCCGCCGGATCGAACCGGTCCGGGTCGAGCCGTGCCCGCCGGGCGTACGCTCCGATCTCGTCAGCCGTCACGGACGGGTCGTCGTCCATGTGGGGAACTCACAAGCGGTCGGTCAAATAGCTTCGCCGGAGACCGGCCGCCGAGGACAGTGGCCGGCTGACCGTCGCGGCGATTAGTCCTCACCGAAACGCGGCTGACCGTCGCCGCGTCTCAGTCATCGGCCGCGGCGGGGGGCTCACCCAACAGATCGCCGAGCTTCTCGAACTTCGGCTCGGGGTACGTTTTCGCGCTCTGGGCGACGCCGTGGCGTGCCCACGCGGCCGCCTGTTCGAGCGCGATGCTCGCGGGGTCGAGGAACGGCACGCCGACGCGTTCCTCGATCTCGTCGTGCCGTTGGGCGAAGGAGAGGCTCATGCAGCCGGGGAACAGCGCCTCCGCGCCGTCCTCCTCGACTGCGGCCTTCCCCTCCCGGACCATGCGTTCGACGAGATCATCGTCGCCGTGGTCGATCGACTCGACGGGGGCGTCGACGGAGCGGACGCTCACACAGCGGTCCGAGAGGTGGTGTTCGTGGGCCTGCTCGTAGCTCATCGGTGCCGTCTCCTCGAGGATGGTGAGCCAGGTGAAGCGGTCGGCGACCATCGCGGCGGTGTGGATCGTCGCCTCCGCCGGCCCGACGACCGGGATCGAGAGCAGCTCCCGCAGCGCACGGATGCCCGGGTCGCCGAAGCAGCCGATCACCAGCGCGTCGAACTCCGACTGGATGCGGTGGGCGGTCTTCATCGACCCGACGACACACCAGTACTCCTCGACGGCGCTCTCGATGCTCGTCGGGCCCGGCCCGTCGGCCTCGATCACCGTCACGTCCACGTGGCCCGGCGTGAGCTCGTTCGCGACGCGCTCGCGCCGCTCCTTCTCGTCGTTCGGGAGGCCGACGCCGGGGACGAGGTAGCAGACGTCGACCATCAGGCACCACCCCCCGTCGCGTCCGCGACGATGGAACGCGCCCGCTCCAGCTCGCCGACGACCGTGTTCTGCTCGCGAGTGAGCTGGGTCTCGACGAAGCCGACCTCGTCACCGTCGACGACTTCGAACTTCCGGGCGACCGAGAACCGCGGGAACGGCTCGCGGCCCGTCGCCGGATCCTGTTCGAACTGGCCGCGCTCGACGAGATAGAGCCGAGTCAGCACCCGAGAGAGCGACGTGATCGTGTCGTTGGCCGTCCTCGCGTCGATCTCGCCCGCCTCGGCGGCGTCTTGGAACGCCTCGATTTCGGCTTCCAGCGCGTCCAGCCGGTCGAGCGTCGGCGAGAAGTCGAACTGCTCGCCCGCGACCTCGTCGTACCGTTGGACGGCTTCGCGGAGCTTCGCGGCGGTCCGGGCGTGGTCGAACGGTAGCACGCCCGCGTTCAGCACGCGGGCGACCGAGATCACGTACAGCCGGATGTCCCGAAGGAGCTCGTTCTCGCCGGCCTTCTCCAACGTGTCGGTGGAGACGTGCCAGGCGTCGGAGTTGCCGCCGCAGCCGCCCACCGGATGGTACCCCCGCTCCTCCCGGATCTCCGCTGGGATGTTCGAGGAGAGCATGAAGAAGCCGGTGATGCCGAGGTTGTCGAAGGAGTAGTCGCCCGCGCGGTACGGGAACTGCTCCTCGTACGGCGCGCCCGTTACGTCGTCGATCGCGTCGCCCACGAGCTCGTGGGCTTCGGGCGTCCAGCAGGACATGTCCGTGTACTCGGTGGCGTCTTTCGCGCCGGGGCTGTCCATGTTGACCTGTGCGACGCAGCGCTCGGCCAGTTCCTGGGCGAACTGGTCGGCGTACCACGTCGACCCGGCGTAGCGACCTGTAGAGTGACCGGGCCACCACGCGATCCGGAGGTTTCGCTCGAGTTCGTCGCTGTGCTGTTCGAACACGCGGGCCGCCTCAAGCAGGCCGGCGTCGCCGGTCGCGTTATCGGTCACGCCGACGTACCACGAGTCGTAGTGGCCGTGCAGCAGCACGAAGTCGTCGTTGTTGGGGGCCGCCTCGCCCTCGATCTCGGCGACGACGACGGGGCACTCCATCCAATCAGTCGTGAGGTCGGTCGAGAGTTCCAGTTCCAGCCCCGCGTCGCTCTCGGCCCACTCCCGGAGCGTCTCGCCGTCCGGGCTGTTGACGTTGGCGATCGGCACATCGGGAATCTTCTCGCGCTCGTCGTACCGCGGCGCGCCGCCCCAGATAGGCGTCGCGATCCCGTTGTGTGGCTCGCGGTCGTGCTTGTGGATCGCGATCACGCCGATGGCGCCCTTCTCCGAGAGCTTCCTGACCGCGCGGATGGAGAGGCTCCCGGCCTTGGTAAGGGCGATCCGGCCCGAGAGATCACCCACATCGTGGTACGGCTCACGGGCGTCGTCCTCCTCCTCGTCTTCAAGCAGATCGCCGCCGGCGCTCCCCACGTACTCGACGGGGCCGGAGACGGTCGTCGACGCCGAGAACGAGACGGTCTTGACCGGTCCGGGCTCGAACTCCCTGTCGATCGTCTCGATGGTCGCGCTGTGGGGCTGGCTGATGTAGAGTTCGGGCTCGTGGCGCCGATACGTGATCCCGTTCGCGTCGAGTCGATCACAGATGTAGTCCGCTGCGGCGACCTCGTCGTCGCTGCCCGACACGCGGTTCAAGGTAGCGAACTCCTCGAGGAGATCCCACGGCTCGTCGATCGATACGTCGTCGTAGAGGCGCCGCTCGAACTGGTCGAGGACGTCCCTGTTAGTGGTCGGCTGGCTCATACGTGGCTCGCGTTCGCGCGGTAGGGGAGGGCCCGGGATAAACATTGGTAAACGTCAACACGGGATTCCCGACCGTCGGCGGCGATTGCCGGAAACGGCCTCCGTCACAGTGTGGACCAATCGGAAAAGAACTGAACCCGACCGAGCGACGGTTGCAGAGTTCTGACGGGGATACTCGACGACCGCCGTTTCGTCGCTTCAGTCGTACGCTGCCAGTCGACGTATCGATCCTGAGCGATTCGTCGAAAGACACCACCGCGGGAACTGTCACTCGGGGGCAGTTCGTCCTCAGAACCGATTCGATAGCCGTACGAAGATTCGAGGGTTGGACGCGAACGACTTACTAATGCTGTCTCAACCTTCTATCTGCGATGACAGAACGTAACGACCGACACGTCGAAGATCACGGTTCTCAATCGAGGGGGAGCTAATCATGCGCGTTCCGGTCCCGAAAAACAAACTCGTCGCCCTCACGCTCGTCGGTGCACTCCTCACAGCTGGCGTCGCCGGGGCCCTTGTCTTGCCCGGTGGCGGCCTCGTGGAGGTCGGTGAGCACCCCAACTCACCAGATACGACCGCGCCAGACGCCTCACAACAGGCTGTTTCTGATGCGCCCACGCCGAATCAGGAGTTCACCCCAGCAGTCCAGACACAGTCCGGATTCGAGGAGGAAGATCAGGACGAGTATAAAGAGGACGACGAGGACGAGGAAGAACACGAAGAACACGGAGAGGACGACGAGCACGACGAATACGAGGACGAGTGACCAAGATGATGGGATCGCTCGCATCGGTCTACGAACGGTTCGGGGACTCACACTCCGAGTTCGAATGTTGTGATACGACGTTTCGGATTCGGGTGACGGGGGTCCGGGCCGGCGCTGCGGTGACTGCGGCTCGGGAAACGGCAGAGTCACTCGAAACGCAATTAAACGCCTTCGATGCGGGAAGCGCCGTCAGCCAGCTCAACCGTGACGGGGGAGTCGTGAACGATCACGTCGCGCGTATCGTCCGCCGGGGGCTCGAATACAACGACCGGACCGGCGGGGTGTTCGATATCCATCAAGGCGGCGTCGAACACGACCTCAAAGCGTTCCTGCGTGGTGACAGTGACACACCACCGACGGAGTTCGATACCGGAACTGTCCGAACCAACGAATCGCACGTCATTACCGACGCCCAACTCGATCTCAACGGCCTCGCCAAAGGGTACATCGTCGACCGGGCCGCCGAGGCACTCGGCGGGGTCGGTCGACGTGGGTTCGTCAGTGGTGGTGGGGATATGTCCCCACCGACGGGCCCGGTCGCCATCGAGAGCCCGTACGGTGACGACACGCCGCTGAAGGTTCTCGATACGGACTGGTACGTCGCAACATCCGGCGGATACCGACGGTCGCGGAACGGCACCGATCACGTCTACGATCCGACCACCGAATCGTTCGGCTCTCGTCACGAGTCCGTTACCGTCGTGGCGCGCCGAGACTGCATGGAAGCCGACGCGTTGGCGACGACGCTTGCGGCGCTTTCACTTTCCGAAGCACGCGAGTTAGCTTCGGAATGGGAGGGGCTGGAGGCACTCGTCGTCCACGGTGGTGTCTTTCATACGACGGAAGGGTTCGATACACATGTCTTGGACAGATAGGCAACGAATCACAGCCGTGGCAATCGTCGTCTTCGTGGTGGCTGTCCCTGCCCTCTTGCAGATTGGGGACGTGCGCGCCGCCCAAGCGACCGAACAAAAACGAGGCGATTTCGTCGATCAGACCGTTTCGACGAGACAGGCCCCAACTGATTACGACGGGGACGGTATCAACGACTCCGCCGACAAGTGTCCGACACGACCTGAAACGAAGAACGGGTTTCAGGACGGGGACGGCTGTCCCGATGTCGTCGAAACGACGGGGGCATCCTAATGTCACAACTCGTCTGGCTCCTCGACCGAGGTGCCGCGCTCGTCACGTATCCGGCGTTGTATCTGGCGGTTCTTACGGGTATCCTCTACAACACGGAGTCGTTCGGAGTGCTCCACGAGGCTGCCCGACGTGTGCATGTCGAACTGTCCGTGTTCGCGATGATCGTCACGTTGCTACACGCGGCACTCGGTGTACTCGATGCGTGGTTCGTCGTCACCGGACAGGTTGCGGCGCCGACGTACTCGATGCCGTACTTCCTCGGCGGCGTCACCGTGGGTGTGGGGGCGCTGCTCATCCTCCTCGTCGCAGTCCTAGGGTTCACCGACGCGAAACGCTTCCAGCGACCGTGGGGGCCACGCGTCGTCCACTCGTTCGCGTACGCCGGGTTCGCGTTCGGGACAATCCATGCTGCAGCGATCGGAACCGACCTGATGGGACTCGTCCGTCCCCTGCTAGGACCTTCGGTTGCGTTTCTGGTGTACGTGCTCCTGTTGCGCTTGCTGGTGCTGCACGGGATACCCTCGAATGCGACGGCGAGCTAGTAGCTGTCCCAGAGGCCGAGGATACGGTCGACGACTTTGTCCGTGAACGAGCGCCGGTGAACCGTGTAGAGGTATTCGACTCGGTCGGGGTCACTGACCTCGTAGACGACACTTCGGCCGTCACGCTCTTTCGTGACGAGACCGGCCTCCGTGAGTTTCGAGAGGTGCCACGAGACCGTCGATTGGGCCTTGTCCAAGCGGCCACTGAGCTCGGTCGTTGAGAGTGGACCGTCCGTGAGAAGATGTGCGAGGACGCGGCGACTGTACTCCCGGCGCAACGCGTTCATCACTGTCCGATCGGCTTCATTGAACTCGGCAGCCGGGTAGTACCGCGTGTACTTGCCGTCGTCCGAGGCGTCGATCAGGCCTTCGTCGGCGAGCCACCTGAGCTGGTACTGGAGCGTCCCCTGTGCGTAGTCAAGCCCGTCGAGGAGCGCGCGAAAGTGAACGCCGGGAGTGTCGGCTATTCGCTGGTAGATTTCCCGCCGAGAGGTCAGTTCGAGGTCCGGATCCGACATTGCTCAGTCCCGCGTCAAAGCGACGAAGAACGTCAGGAGGCCACCGAGGATCAGAATCCCACTCCCGTGTTCGAGTAACTCCAGCGTGGCGTACGGGAAATACGGGAGCAGCGGATACTCGAGAAACACGATGAGCCCGTAGACTGCGAACATCGCGTACCCGAGCGTAACGATCCACATACGACGATCACGTTCCCGCCGCCATGCGAGGAAGCTGAGTACACTCAGGCCTGCAGCGATGACGAAGATACCCAGACTGATGTACTGTTCGAGGAGTTGAGCGAGTGGCATACTTGCGACCTGCGCACACGGTGTAGGTGCAACTCACTGGACGGTAGCGGACGGGAAAACGATTGGCGTCCAACCGTCGAATCCAGATCTAGGGCCGGTCTCGCCTGCCGCCGACTCCTTGCGATAAATTGTATAATGCGATATCAATTCTACCGCGTCTGGAAGTTGAGACTACAACGGGTTTAGCGGGACTGTGATGCGTGGTGTCGGAAGAATAGATGAGCAGAAACTGATTCAGAACGCTTTCTGACCCAGGTTATTGTTCGATAGTCAACTAATTCAGAGTGTTTCCGAGGCCGTGGGTAGTGTAGCCACTCAGACGCCGTGCTACCACGGGTAGAGGGCCTCGCTATCCGATTCCAGTCTCCTTCTTCAGCAGCGTCAGCGTGTTGTCGGCTGTTACGATCGGCGAATGTTCGTACTCACAAGTCAACTCAACCTGCACGAGCAGATCGACAGCTCGCCAGATCGAGTACAGGAGACACGCGAACGCGAAGTAGAAGAACCGCAGCCCGAAATTCTTCGAGGTCGTCGCCGCCATGAACCGCTTAATCGATCTGTAGCCACTTTCGATTTCCCACCGATAGCCGTACTCTGTGAGGTGGCCACTGGCCCCATTCGTCATAAACACCGAGTACTGCCTGTGATCGTCGTGCTCGGAGTCCTCTTTCCGACGGTAGATTAGCGTCGTCTCGTGCCACTCGTTCTTGCCGAGGTGGAGCTTCCGGTCGGTCTCGTATCGGTCTTGGTCGCGCTGGCGCAATCGCTTCGCCTGTGCTTTCTCGCTGGTCTGCATTCGTTTCGGCACGACATACGACAGGCCACGCTGGCTGAGCATCTCCAAGACGTGCTGACTGTCGAACTCCCGATCCATCAGCACGTTATCAACGTGTACTATCTCTTCAGCAGAATCCAAGAGGTCCTTGACGATTTCCAAGCGGGACTCCCCCTTCCGAACTGGCCGTGCGTCCAATACAATCGGAACGGCATTCCCGACTAACTGCACAGATTCTGCGTTTATACTCCTACAAACCACCAATCTTCCAACATTTATCCTGCGGACGGGAATCAATAGGTGCTCGCGTCAACTTCAACACAGGCACGGAGTAGATAGTTCCTCGTACATCAACCGTGGCAGATGTGCACAATCGGCTACACTTCAGACTGGTCTCTGAACCGCAAAGTGATCAACCTGGCTGAGAAACTACATCCCGAGTGGAAAAAGAACGCGTGTGCGTCCCAAGGAGATGCTCAGGCCATTCGTGTGAGCACGCGCTCCCGAACCACGAGCAGACACGGAAGTACCGTCACGCACGCAATGAAAGCGTAGACGATACTCAAGC from Halolamina sediminis encodes:
- a CDS encoding aspartate/glutamate racemase family protein is translated as MVDVCYLVPGVGLPNDEKERRERVANELTPGHVDVTVIEADGPGPTSIESAVEEYWCVVGSMKTAHRIQSEFDALVIGCFGDPGIRALRELLSIPVVGPAEATIHTAAMVADRFTWLTILEETAPMSYEQAHEHHLSDRCVSVRSVDAPVESIDHGDDDLVERMVREGKAAVEEDGAEALFPGCMSLSFAQRHDEIEERVGVPFLDPASIALEQAAAWARHGVAQSAKTYPEPKFEKLGDLLGEPPAAADD
- a CDS encoding LLM class flavin-dependent oxidoreductase produces the protein MRFAANIPTAAGASEYSTLAFCDSISWEKQRSFARATEAAGFDGLGVPDHLLAGDGATTECFTTLTALAGATEEVTLFPKTVNNELRHGPLLAKMAAEVDNVSDGRLKLGMGAGWKADEAVAYGYDWPDAPERLRAMEETIELTKRLWTEDDVDYDGDYYQLDGASCRPGPRQEPRPPIMVGGGGEEFTLRIAAKHADEWNYWGPTELMSHKLDVLRSHCETYDTEYDDIDVSWFARCIVRETEAEVEAILDEVPRFRDPDPDDPMASYNNLIGTPEQLIEELEPYAELGVDEAALEFVDFPDSTGVELFADEVVPAFS
- a CDS encoding amidase; the protein is MDDDPSVTADEIGAYARRARLDPDRFDPAEQAAAIEVQDDLVARLDELEAPTPPDRECWEPTEDEDPNAAFLSRCDLQRTDDGVLSGLTVAVKDNIAVAGLPMTAGSPLFANHVPAEDATVVDRILDAGGRIIGKANMDEFALGGDAATMRFRLARNPNDPDHQPGGSSAGSGVAVADGLADVALGSDTGGSVRFPASFCGVVGLKPSRGLVPTTGFVQFSKLNDEIGVLADSVEDAARTLDAIAGADPRDAATDGAISERYVGAVDGVDAAAVESLTVGVPKELFGGDPAVDATVRAALDELAAAGATVREVSIPDFEYAVPAWWAIAMIEVAAYVERNGANLWQRSVGDPAFTAAVGEALAERSDELGDYPAEVLLYGQHLLATDGPEYYARAQCARELVTAGVADALAAVDVLAGPTTPMVAPAWEGESYLADSTLDEAVRTTGPFNLTGNPAVSVPCGTNDGLPVGLQFVGPRGADAATLRAAAIWERIDG
- a CDS encoding ABC transporter substrate-binding protein, with the protein product MPENDWQDNRRKFLQAAASAGLIGLAGCTGGDGTETPTDTDSGSSGNGDTDTQTAMPKRGGSLNFAQTSSPVELDPVNNNGGNYSIMLKNLVYSPVLGYDRNTNLVPILAEEIPTLDGNEFTLNLDPDATFHNGDPVTAEDVKYTFEATVEEQTSYASNFSIVESIDVEDDQTAHFTLTEPYVPILHAIAHPVAPKSVREEDPEGFGISTFVGSGPFEVTDFAENDHVTMAGWDDYWGSGSPNLDEVTFTPINEPTNRVTQLQTGEQDVINRIPPQFWTTVQNMDDADVIEGPSLSYQFAAFNQNEGECAKRDVRLAIDHCVDLDQAIEQYIKPGGGRIHSPVPASVAEAWDMPLEEWENSWAEKDIDRAQELFESAGVPDDWTCNIIVSSTEKRRQVAVSIANGIQEAGYDAQVQYLDFATMLDRFDSGDASQVNIYLLGWTRAPEPDRFLYELLHIDGAFQGQYYDNDRFNELLAEARVTADREQRREMYIEAINLFVEDRVHLPLYYTSISMGVKNYVKGLKTHPVSTYNPYLYGERNNTNGEAEGSNVWMDQ
- a CDS encoding M28 family peptidase, yielding MGQRLYEEGKPSLSGTDAAIVDDVSADEPWALVERFAELERVSGSDDERAAAAYVTDRLEQFGVDHELFEPSLYLSTPGDASVETDDGWTAASAKTVAFSANETAEGDLVYVENDDEMDSIEAMLSVSLAGLPADLSGTVVMSESIIPISAISELADRGAEAFVGIHPHEREPHEGIVTPVWGGAPPYDESDRIPDLLVANVSASDGRELREKAAAGAEVTVSAETTTEWQTAPLVVARIPGEAAPAVDEFVLAHGHIDSWYEGVTDNATGDATLLELARVLQQHQEELRRDVWVAWWPGHSTGRYAGSTWFTDEFAQELAERCVAHVNIDSPGVADATEYDERVKWMAAVNDVAADTIDDVTGKATSEFRPARAGDYSFNNLGIPGMSLQSSIPESVREKRAYHPVGGSGGHADAWHLSTDTIEKADPDVLERDTEVYTLATARLSRAERPANPVRVIDQLASTAAEYDAASGFDLGPVIDELDALREATTAFLDDADGYPDAADRLVKGLTRLQFVTEGRFEQDPAESRAPLPQLAPVEQLPDLDSDEERFLELQLRRARNDVVAALRRLRRSL